Within Gammaproteobacteria bacterium, the genomic segment CCAGCTGCCCTCATCCCAGCCTTCTCCTGGAGGGAGTAAGGAGCCATCGGGGGGGGGGGGGGGGGGGGGGCGAGTGCTGCTTACTCCCTCCAGGAGAAGGCTGGGATGAGGGCAGCTGGCGGTTTACCATACGCACCATGAATATCTCGAAACTGTTGCACGCCGCGCTGCTGGTAAATGATCTCCCGCGCGCCAGGGAATTTTACGAAGGCGTGCTGGGGCTGAAGGAGAAACCGCGCCAGACGCTAGATTTTGACGGCGTGTGGTATGGCCTCGGCGCGAACGAATTGCATCTGATGGTGGTGCCCGATGCCTTGCCGCCTGCCGAGCAGCGCCCGCGGCGCGATTATCATGTGGCGTTTGCGATTGACGACCATGAGGCCGTCAAGGCCAGACTTGCTGCGCTCGGTATTCCGTTTCGCGAGGGGCGGCGCGGCTTTCCGCAGTTGTTTGTGCGCGACCCGGACGGCAATCTGGTCGAATTACAGCAGCACACGTAATCACCCGGCTTGACGTCCGGTAGCGAGCCGTCATGGGACTAGACGGCGGCTGACTGTGTCTGCTCTTCAGCCTTGCCGGGTTCCCCCTCGGGCTGTAACAGTGACCGGATACCGGTATGCATACCGGCACCGAACACCTCAGCGCCGCCCTTGCCTTGCCCCTTGGCGCGATACATGGCGATGTCGGCATTGCGCAGCAGATCTTCCGCATGGCCGTGCTCCTCGTCGCTCAGTGCGATACCTATACTCGCGCTGATGAAGAGCTCCTGCCCACCCAGCAGTGCAGGTTGCGCCATCTCTTCCCGAATACGGGTCGTGACGTCTGTTGCGTCATCCACGCTGTGTATCTCCTCCAGCAGGATCGCAAACTCATCCCCGCCAAAGCGTGCCACCGTGTCGCCCGGCCGCAGACATGCCGCAAGGCGGTGGCCGATATTGATCAGCAGCTGGTCGCCGATGATATGGCCATATGTGTCATTCACACTCTTGAATCGATCCAGGTCGAGAAACAGCACCGCGAACCTGTAGTCGTTACGCCGCCTGGCGCGATGAACGGCAAGGCCCAGACGATCCATAAACAGCGCGCGGTTGGGGAGGCTGGTCAAGGCATCGTGCAGCGCATTACGTAACAGCAGTTGCTCAGCGGCCTTACGCTCGGTGATATCACGCGCAATCAGGTGAAACCCCTCAACACGGTTACCTTCCATGACCAACGATGCGTTCTGGGCCAGCCAACGCTGCTCACCGGGGTATAGTGCAACCGGGAACTCCGCATAGGAGGTCTCTGCGCGGGCAAGGTAGTGGCGCATGTACATGCGCGAGAGACGGGTGCGATGACTTTCCGGCACCAGATCCAGACAGTTGAGCTCGCGCAGCTGCTTGAGGTCGAGATGGGAGTACTTCAGCGCAGCGGGGTTGGCGTAGGTGAACTTGCCGTGGATATCCGTGGTGTAAATAAATTCAGCGGCATTTTCCACCACCTCGCGATAATGCCGCTCGGCTTCGTGCAACGCCTGCTCGGTATCCGTCACGCACGCTCGTGCAATCTGGCCGAGCCTGCTGATCAGGCGCTGCTTGAGGCTTTTGTGGGACGGCTGCATCGGGCATCACTCGTGGTTCCCGATGCTGTCTCTTGAGGTACCGCAGCCGGGAGGCTTTAACTTGTGCCGATATTCGCTACATACGCTGGCACCATGATAGCATTCCCCTTGGCCACAAACGCAAGCTTCTGCCCGGCATTGCTGCATATTTCAGGACCCACCCCAGTGACCGCATTGCGGGCTGCACCGCAAATCACAGCAAAAATAATCTTATTCAATAACTTGTCATGCCCACGCAATATATATTCCTGCACTCCATGCCGCCCGGCAACCTGCTGCCTCACGCCAGCCCGGCGTATGCACGCAGCCGCTCCTGTTCCTCCTGAGTAACACCCTGCAGCAGCCCGCATGTATACCCTCTGGCGCCTGCCACGCACTGTTCCACGGGCCAGCCGCCCCGCCCGGATACTCTGGCACTGGCTGCTCGACCCGGCCTCGCTCACACTACGGCTGCAAGCCGTATGCGGCGAATTTCGGGTGGAGGTATTGCGAAATGCGTGGGCGCGCCCCACGCTTGACGAGCTCCACACCCTGGGTCTGCGCCCGGGCCAGCGCGCCCTGGTGCGCGAGGTGCACCTGCTGTGTGATGGACGACCCTGGGTGTTCGCACGCACCGTCATCCCACGCGAGACCCTGAGTGGAAAATACCGCCGCCTCGCCCGTCTCGGCAACCGCTCGCTGGGCGCTGTATTGTTTGCCGACAAAACCATGCGCCGCGCCGACGTCCACGTCGCCTGTCTTACCCCCGCGCACAGACTCTATAAACACACCACGCTGGGGTTGAAAGGCAAGCCGCCGGATCAATTCTGGGGGCGGCGCTCGCTGTTTTATCTCTGTGAGCGGCCGCTGTTATTAAGCGAGATATTTCTGCATGATATGCGCCCATGCAAGCTACCGATATAAAACCGCGCCTTTATCAATATTACCTGCTCACGCGCCTGCATCGCCCGATCGGGATTTTTCTGCTGCTGTGGCCCATGCTGTGGGCGCTGTGGATCGCCTCCGCAGGCAAGCCCGACCTGCTGGTGCTGACTGTGTTTGTGCTGGGCGTGGTGTTGATGCGCTCGGCGGGCTGTGTCATCAACGACTACGCCGACCGCCATATCGACCCGCATGTCAGCCGCACCCGCGATCGGCCTATCGCCACCGGGGCCGTTACGCCGCGTGAGGCGCTGTTTTTGTTCGGCGTGCTATGCCTGCTGGCCTTTGGCCTCGTGCTACTCATGAACGAGCTCACGCTCAAGCTGGCGCTTATTGCACTGTTGCTTGCGGTGAGTTATCCCTACGCCAAGCGCTATACCTACCTGCCCCAGGTGCACCTCGGTGCCGCTTTTGGCTGGGCGGTGCCGATGGTGTTTGCCGCGCAGACCGGCAGCGTGCCGCCGCTGGCCTGGCTGCTGTTTGTCGCCACCGTACTGTGGGCCACGGTGTATGACACGATGTACGCCATGGTCGACCGCGCCGACGACCTGCACTTGGGCGTAAAATCCACCGCCATCCTGTTTGGCGAGGCCGATCGCCTGATCATTGGTGCGCTACAGCTGACCCTGCTCGCCGCGCTGGGGGTGGTAGGGCTGCATGCCAAACTGGGCGCGCCTTACTATCTTGGTCTCGCTGCGGCAGCGGGCTTGGCGGTGTATCATCAATATCTGATCAAGGATCGTGCCCCGGCACAGTGTCTCAAGGCCTTTCTCAACAACAATCTGCTGGGTGCAGCGGTATTTATCGGTATTGCGCTCAACTATACTGTTGCACAGTAACAACCCTGTTTTTGAAAAATGGCACAGGAACTTGTCAACGCTTTGCCTGCTCATACGTTAAGCTATACGGGGCACGGCCTCTGCGGGCGTAAAAACGCCCGTGCGGCAGCACTTATTATTGACCTTTAAGGAGATCCACCTCATGAACAAGACTAGCTTGCTTTTGGTGACCGGCCTGTTGGCGCTTGGCCTTGTCGGCTGCCAGACCCCGCCGGACAAGCAGCAGACCGGTACCGTCGTCGGCGGGGTACTGGGCGGGGTGCTCGGCTCCAATGTCGGCGGGGGTAAGGGGCGAACAGCGGCCATCATCGCGGGCACACTGGTGGGCGCTGTAATCGGCGGCGAAGTCGGCAAGTATATGGATAAAACCGACCAGCTGAATGCACAACATGCCCTGGAACATAACCCGACCAATCAGGTGGCCTCGTGGCACAACCCGGATACCGGGCGTGATGTATACGTCACTCCAACACGCACCTACCAAAACACAGCCGGTCAGAACTGTCGTGAATACACCACCGCTGTCACCGTCGACGGCCAGAAACAGACCGCCTACGGCACCGCCTGCCGTCAGTCCGACGGTAGCTGGAAAATCGTTAACTAAACGCCGTAACCTTGCCGCGCCCTTCAACACGGAGGGCGCGGCAATTCCAGCGCCAGCACCCCGCACAACCAGACTGCAACATCCTCAATTTCCGCCGCGCACAGTGTGTGCGGCATGGAATAGCTGCGCCATATCACAGGATGCCCGAGGCTGGCTAACAGGCGCTGTGAGTTTTCACCGGTAGCGTAGGGCACCACATCGTCCTCCGTACCGTGCCCCATCATGATGGGTGTCGCCGCATTGGCGGGCGCTGCTTCCTTCTGGAGGCTGGCCGCCAGCGGCAAATACGTGGACAGCGCGAGTATCCCCGCCAACTGTTGTGGATAACGCAGACCCGTATGCAGCGCAATGGCACCGCCCTGCGAAAACCCGGCCAGCACAATACGGTTTGCGGGCACGCCTTGCCCCATCTCATGCCTGATCAGTGCACACACCTGCTGCTCCGACTCCCGTATACCGGCATCGTCCTCGCCCTGTAAAATATCGCGACTCACAATGTCGTACCATGCACGCATGCGATAACCGCCATTGATCGTCACCGGCCTTACCGGTGCATGCGGAAACACAAAACGCACCCCCGCCAGATCCAGCTCCGCCGCCAGCGGCGCCAGATCATCGCCGTCGGCGCCGAGGCCGTGCAGAAAAATCACACTGGCCGTGACCGGTGCGGATGGATTAACCTCTACCGATGACAGCAGTTCTGACATGGGATAACCGGGGTGAGTGACAACATATGGTTTTGTTATATTCTCAAGTGTGCCGATGGCAGCCTTTATACCGGCATCACCACTGACCCGTCGCGTCGCGAGCGCCAACATAATACCGGCACGGGCGCCAAGTATACCCGTGGCCGCAGGCCGGTAAAAATGGTGTATTGCGAACCCGCCGATAATCGCGCACAGGCGCTGCGGCGTGAACACACCCTCAGAACGCTGCCCCGCAGCCGCAAACTTGCCCTGCTTGGCACGGGCGCTGCGCCATGACCACCTGCCCGCTCTGCGCCGCATACGACGAGACCGTATTGTGGCAGGATCCGCGCTGCCGCGTGATATTGGTCAATGATCCGGATTACCCAGGCTACTGCCGCGTGATTTGGCAAACGCATATAAAGGAGATGACCGACCTCACCGCATCAGACCGCAGTCATTTCATGGGCGTGGTGTTCGCCACCGAAGCCGTGCTCTGCGAACTGCTGCGACCGGACAAGATCAATCTCGCCTCGCTCGGCAACCAGACGCCCCACCTGCACTGGCACGTGATTCCACGCTACATGGACGATGCCCACTTTCCCAATCCGGTCTGGTCTGCGCGCCTGCATGATGCCGCTCCGCATGCGGTGCCAGAGCTTGCGTTGCTGCGCCAGCGGCTCAGCGCACGTCTTGGTCCGCCACCGGCCTGACCTTGCCGGCTGCGAGCTTCGCGCGCTGTCGCGCTTCGTCAACATCCTTGCCGCCGGCCAGCGCCACGCCCATGCGGCGCCTGACAAATGACTCCGGCTTGCCGAACAGGCGCAGATCAGCGCTTGGCACGCGCAGCGCCTCGTCCACACCTTCAAATGCGATGCCTTTGGCCTCCAGACCGCCATAGATCACTGCACTGGCCCCGGGGCCGCGCATGTCAACGCTCACCGGCAGTCCCAGAATCGCGCGCGCATGGATTTCAAATTCGCTTTGTACCTGCGACACCATCGTCACCATGCCGGTATCGTGCGGGCGCGGACTGACCTCGGAAAACCAGACCTCGCCGCCCCTCACAAACAGCTCGACACCGAAAATGCCACGCCCGCCCAGATTGTCGGTGACCTTCTTCGCGATAGCGCGAGCCTGGGTCAGGGCTATCGCGCTCATCGGCTGCGGCTGCCAGCTTTCGACGTAATCGCCCTGCACTTGCAGGTGCCCGATGGGCTCGCAGAAGAATGTTTCAATCTCGCCTGTGTCGCCGACTGCGCGCACGGTGAGTTGCGTGATTTCATAATCAAAATGGATTACGCCCTCGACGATCACCTTGCCCAGCCCCACACGGCCGCCGGATTGCGCATAGTGCCATGCCGTTTCTACGTCCTGCGCCGCCTTGATCAGCGACTGCCCCTTGCCGGACGATGACATCACCGGCTTGACGATGCACGGATAGCCGATTTTTTCATCGATCGCCGCCCACAGCGCGTCCAGGCTGTCGGCAAAGGCATAGGGTGATGTGGGCAGGCCCAGCTCTTCCGCAGCCAGCCGGCGGATGCCCTCCCGGTTCATGGTAAGCTGCGCGGCACGTGCGGTAGGTATCACTTCGGCAAGACCGGCGCACTCGATTTCGACCAGTGCATCGGTCGCTATCGCCTCGATCTCCGGCACGATGAGGTGTGGGTTTTCTTTCTTTACCAGCTCGCGTAACGCTACGCCGTCGGCCATGTTGATGACATGTGTGTGGTGCGCCAGCTGATGCCCGGGCGCGTTGGCGTAACGGTCTACCGCGATCACCTCCACGCCCAGACGCTGCAAGGCGATGATAACCTCCTTGCCCAGCTCGCCCGCACCGAGCAACATCACGCGCGTGGCAGTAGCGCTCAGCGGTGTACCGATCTTCACAGCTGCTTATTTCGTCGAATAGCGCAGGCGCGTGCCGTGCAGCAGTGAGAGTGTTATCTCGTCGGCGCCCAGCTCCTTGGGGAAATAGGCGCCGGAGGTGCGCGCGCCGTTGATGCTGGCGCCTTCCAGTTTGCAGGTAGACATGTCCACGCCGCGCAGATCGGTCTGGCGGAAGTAGCTGTGGCTGAAATCAATGCCAGTGGCGTCGAGGCCGCGCAAATCCAGCCCCCGGAAGTCGCAATACGTGAGGTCACATTTTTCGCCATACGTCTTGCGTGAATTGAAGTCCGCAATCTTGCCTTCGCGCAACAACATGTACATGGGGTCTTTTTTGACTTCGGGTTTCTTGCTCATGTGTCCTCCTACCTGCGTAATATCAACCACACAATGGAGATAATGATGCTGACCACGATCGAACTGGTAATGGGAAAGTAAAAGTGCATGCCGAAGCGCTCGACCATGATGTCGCCCGGCAGCCTGCCAAAGCCCAGCCTGCTGAGCCAGGGCCAGAGCAGGCCCATCACGATCAACATTGCCCCCAGGGCAATCAGCCAGCGCAGCATGGCTCAGGTGAGTTTGCGCGCGCCAGCCGGGGTGCCGAGCAACAACACATCGGCCGGGCGCAACGCGAACAGCCCGTTCGTCACCACACCGGGGATGTTGTTGAGCTCGGCTTCGAGCCTGGCCGGCTCCATTATTTTCAACCCATGCACGTCGAGAATCACATTACCGTTGTCGGTTTTGAAGGCATCACGCAGCACCGGCTCGCCACCAAGCTTGACCATGGCGCGCGCCACGAAGCTGCGCGCCATGGGAATAACTTCGATCGGCAAGGGGAATGTGCCCAGCACATCAACCAGCTTGGACTCGTCTGCAATACAGACAAAGGTGCGGCTGGCGCCCGCCACTATCTTCTCGCGCGTGAGCGCACCGCCGCCACCCTTGATCAGGTGCAGGTGCCGGGTTGCTTCATCAGCGCCATCGACGTAAACCGACAGGTCGCCCGTTTCATTGAGGTCCAGCACCTGAATACCGTGCTTCTTCAGCCGCTCGGCTGTCGCCACAGAACTGGCTACCGCGCCTTTAATCTTGTGCTTGATGGCAGCAAGGGCGTCAATAAAGGCATTGGCCGTAGAGCCGGTGCCGACACCGATTATCTCGCCCGCCTGCACATATTCCAGGGCAGCCTTGGCCACTGCCTGCTTCATCTCATCCTGGGTCATGCCGAAAGTCCTTGTTTTCCTGTTCGCTAAGAATACCTGCTTATTGTCTCTAAAATAAAGGTTATGTTTTACGCCACCACCCGGTTTC encodes:
- a CDS encoding HIT family protein, translating into MTTCPLCAAYDETVLWQDPRCRVILVNDPDYPGYCRVIWQTHIKEMTDLTASDRSHFMGVVFATEAVLCELLRPDKINLASLGNQTPHLHWHVIPRYMDDAHFPNPVWSARLHDAAPHAVPELALLRQRLSARLGPPPA
- a CDS encoding RT0821/Lpp0805 family surface protein, translated to MNKTSLLLVTGLLALGLVGCQTPPDKQQTGTVVGGVLGGVLGSNVGGGKGRTAAIIAGTLVGAVIGGEVGKYMDKTDQLNAQHALEHNPTNQVASWHNPDTGRDVYVTPTRTYQNTAGQNCREYTTAVTVDGQKQTAYGTACRQSDGSWKIVN
- a CDS encoding pentapeptide repeat-containing protein, which gives rise to MSKKPEVKKDPMYMLLREGKIADFNSRKTYGEKCDLTYCDFRGLDLRGLDATGIDFSHSYFRQTDLRGVDMSTCKLEGASINGARTSGAYFPKELGADEITLSLLHGTRLRYSTK
- a CDS encoding alpha/beta hydrolase-fold protein; this encodes MSELLSSVEVNPSAPVTASVIFLHGLGADGDDLAPLAAELDLAGVRFVFPHAPVRPVTINGGYRMRAWYDIVSRDILQGEDDAGIRESEQQVCALIRHEMGQGVPANRIVLAGFSQGGAIALHTGLRYPQQLAGILALSTYLPLAASLQKEAAPANAATPIMMGHGTEDDVVPYATGENSQRLLASLGHPVIWRSYSMPHTLCAAEIEDVAVWLCGVLALELPRPPC
- a CDS encoding chorismate lyase, translated to MYTLWRLPRTVPRASRPARILWHWLLDPASLTLRLQAVCGEFRVEVLRNAWARPTLDELHTLGLRPGQRALVREVHLLCDGRPWVFARTVIPRETLSGKYRRLARLGNRSLGAVLFADKTMRRADVHVACLTPAHRLYKHTTLGLKGKPPDQFWGRRSLFYLCERPLLLSEIFLHDMRPCKLPI
- a CDS encoding GIY-YIG nuclease family protein, with the protein product MSDNIWFCYILKCADGSLYTGITTDPSRRERQHNTGTGAKYTRGRRPVKMVYCEPADNRAQALRREHTLRTLPRSRKLALLGTGAAP
- the ubiA gene encoding 4-hydroxybenzoate octaprenyltransferase; translation: MKPRLYQYYLLTRLHRPIGIFLLLWPMLWALWIASAGKPDLLVLTVFVLGVVLMRSAGCVINDYADRHIDPHVSRTRDRPIATGAVTPREALFLFGVLCLLAFGLVLLMNELTLKLALIALLLAVSYPYAKRYTYLPQVHLGAAFGWAVPMVFAAQTGSVPPLAWLLFVATVLWATVYDTMYAMVDRADDLHLGVKSTAILFGEADRLIIGALQLTLLAALGVVGLHAKLGAPYYLGLAAAAGLAVYHQYLIKDRAPAQCLKAFLNNNLLGAAVFIGIALNYTVAQ
- the purT gene encoding formate-dependent phosphoribosylglycinamide formyltransferase, yielding MKIGTPLSATATRVMLLGAGELGKEVIIALQRLGVEVIAVDRYANAPGHQLAHHTHVINMADGVALRELVKKENPHLIVPEIEAIATDALVEIECAGLAEVIPTARAAQLTMNREGIRRLAAEELGLPTSPYAFADSLDALWAAIDEKIGYPCIVKPVMSSSGKGQSLIKAAQDVETAWHYAQSGGRVGLGKVIVEGVIHFDYEITQLTVRAVGDTGEIETFFCEPIGHLQVQGDYVESWQPQPMSAIALTQARAIAKKVTDNLGGRGIFGVELFVRGGEVWFSEVSPRPHDTGMVTMVSQVQSEFEIHARAILGLPVSVDMRGPGASAVIYGGLEAKGIAFEGVDEALRVPSADLRLFGKPESFVRRRMGVALAGGKDVDEARQRAKLAAGKVRPVADQDVR
- a CDS encoding sensor domain-containing diguanylate cyclase, translating into MQPSHKSLKQRLISRLGQIARACVTDTEQALHEAERHYREVVENAAEFIYTTDIHGKFTYANPAALKYSHLDLKQLRELNCLDLVPESHRTRLSRMYMRHYLARAETSYAEFPVALYPGEQRWLAQNASLVMEGNRVEGFHLIARDITERKAAEQLLLRNALHDALTSLPNRALFMDRLGLAVHRARRRNDYRFAVLFLDLDRFKSVNDTYGHIIGDQLLINIGHRLAACLRPGDTVARFGGDEFAILLEEIHSVDDATDVTTRIREEMAQPALLGGQELFISASIGIALSDEEHGHAEDLLRNADIAMYRAKGQGKGGAEVFGAGMHTGIRSLLQPEGEPGKAEEQTQSAAV
- a CDS encoding DUF2905 domain-containing protein; its protein translation is MLRWLIALGAMLIVMGLLWPWLSRLGFGRLPGDIMVERFGMHFYFPITSSIVVSIIISIVWLILRR
- the rpiA gene encoding ribose-5-phosphate isomerase RpiA: MTQDEMKQAVAKAALEYVQAGEIIGVGTGSTANAFIDALAAIKHKIKGAVASSVATAERLKKHGIQVLDLNETGDLSVYVDGADEATRHLHLIKGGGGALTREKIVAGASRTFVCIADESKLVDVLGTFPLPIEVIPMARSFVARAMVKLGGEPVLRDAFKTDNGNVILDVHGLKIMEPARLEAELNNIPGVVTNGLFALRPADVLLLGTPAGARKLT
- a CDS encoding VOC family protein codes for the protein MNISKLLHAALLVNDLPRAREFYEGVLGLKEKPRQTLDFDGVWYGLGANELHLMVVPDALPPAEQRPRRDYHVAFAIDDHEAVKARLAALGIPFREGRRGFPQLFVRDPDGNLVELQQHT